GGTAAATATCTTCCGGCTTGCCCGAAAGCGCCACCCATCGAAACGGTCCAATGCCTTCACAGAACAACGGGCGAATGTAAGCCGGGACAAACCCAGGAAAATCAAATGCGTTCTTTACACCGGTCTCAAAAGCCATCTGCCTGATATTGTTGCCGTAATCGAGCGTCGCAGCACCCGATTTCTGCAGCTCCAACATGGCCCTCACCTGCACCGCCATAGACGCCTTGGCTGCTTCAACAACAGCTTGCGGCTCACTTTGTCTTCGCAACTTCCATTGCTCCAGCGTCCAACCCTGAGGCAAATAGCCATTGAGTGGATCGTGTGCACTGGTTTGATCCGTCACCACATCCGGCTTGAATGCATGTTTCGATATTTCGGTAAAGACATCCGCTGCATTGCCCAACAACCCAATCGAGACAGGTTTCTTCTCTGCAAATGATTTCTTGAGCAGTTGAATCCCATGTTCCAACGATGACGCTTTGACATCGAGGTACCTGGTTCGCAATCGAAAGTCGATGCGGGTTTCATCACACTCAACGGCCAGCAGCGAGAACCCTGCCATCACGCCTGCCAGTGGTTGAGCGCCACCCATGCCCCCCAGTCCACCGGTCAGAATCCATTTCCCAGTAGCGTTGCCGCCAAAGTGCTTTTGAGCAACAGCGACAAAAGTTTCATAGGTGCCTTGCACAATTCCCTGCGTGCCGATGTAAATCCAACTGCCCGCTGTCATCTGGCCATACATCATCAAGCCGAGCTTATCGAGCGAATTGAAATGCTCCCAGTTAGCCCAGTGAGGCACCAGATTGGAATTGGCCAGCAGAACACGCGGTGCATCGGCATGCGTCTTGAAAACACCCACCGGTTTGCCCGATTGAATCAGCAGGGTTTCATCAGCTTCCAGTCGCTTCAGCACTTCCACAATCTTGTCGAAGCATTCCCAGTTGCGTGCCGCCCGCCCAATGCCGCCATACACGACCAGTTCTGCGGGCCGCTCCGCCACTTCCGCATCGAGATTGTTCATCAGCATCCGCATCGCAGCTTCAGCCTGCCAGTTCTTGCAGCTGATCTGTTTGCCTCGTGGTGCACGAATCACCCTGCTGGCGTCGTTACGGTTTTGCATGGAAATGTCCCGGAAGAGGTCTTGTCCAATGATGCAGCAGATGCCAGACAATGCGGGCAGCCACGCGGGCGCTTTGCTGCGATGGATCCAGTGGCGGACTGAGTTCAACCATGTCTGCAATAGCCAGCTTCCCTGATTCGGCAACCGTCTGAATCAGTTCGAGCAGCACAATCAGCGGCATGCCCAGGCTGGCCGGAGCGCTCACTCCCGGCATCAAATCAACAGGCAGAACATCCAGATCAATGCTGAGGTAGACCAGATCGAGCGGCTCCAGGAAAATCCGCAGTTGTTCCAGATGAGTATCGAGCGGCAACGTATTCAGTTGAATATCGGTCAGCCAGGTCGCACCCAGGCTGCGTGCCCGATCAAAGAGGGCAGTGGTATTGGAAGGCTCTGCTATGCCCAGGCAGAAATAGTTGAAAGGCAACTTCTCCGCTTCGCACCATTGGGCAATCTGGGAGAACGGCGTTCCTGAGTGTGCGGTTGCATTCTGCCTGAGGTCAAAGTGTGCATCACAATTGATGATGCCAAATTTTTTTCCTTTGGTGTAATCTTTGAGGCCCTGGAATGTTCCCCAGGCGGTTTCATGCCCGCCCCCCAGTACAGTTACCTTCTGCACAAACGCCAACAAGTATTCGATGCGTTCCGCCAGTTGCTGTTGCCCTTCCTCCATCTTCGGCCCATCGCAGACAACATCACCACCATCGTAGAGCGGCTCATCATTGTGCCAGGCGAGATTAGCCAGCGCCCGCCGCAAGGCTTGCGGAGCTTCCGCAGCACCAGCCCGGCCCTGATTGCGTTTGACCCCTTCATCACACGCAAACCCCAACAGCACATGGCCAGGCGAATTCTTCGCCGTCCAACTCGTAATGACCTGATGCCAGCGACGCGCCTGCTGACCTTCAGCGGCAGTATCATCGCGACCGGCCCACACGCTCATTTCAGGATTGGCTGGCATCGAGTTGCCCCCGGAACATGCGATGTACGAGTGGATTGACTCCCAGTGAACATACGATTTCCGCTGGATGGTCAATATTCCAGATCAGCAAATCAGCCACTTTTCCCACTGCAATGGTACCGCAGTGGCCTGACCGCCCCAGTGCCCGCGCTGCATGCCGTGTCGTTCCCATGAGAGCCTCTTCAGGCGTCAATCCGAAGAGTACGCATGCCATGTTCATCGCCAATCGCAGCGAACAGAAGGGCGACGTCCCCGGATTCATATCGGTCGCCACCGCCATCGGCACACCCGCTTGCTGCAACAGCTTCACCGGCGGCATCGTCTTCTCACGCATGAAATAATAGGCCCCTGGCAACAGCACCGCAACGCCGCCGCACCGTGCCAGGGCATTGACTCCATTCTGATCCAGGTATTCGAGATGATCCGCAGACCAGGGCTGATGATGAGCAAGAGTTACCGTGCCCTGCGATGGGCTTAACTGTTCCACATGCCCCTTCACCGCCAGCCCATGCTGACGGGCTGCTGACCAGATGCAGTCACACTGCTCCACAGTAAATGCAATAGTCTCGCAAAAGACATCGACCGCTTCTGCCAGTTGTTGCTCTTTGGCATGTGGAATCATTTCGCGGATAATCAAATCCACATACTCATCCGCCCTGCCCTTGTACTCCGGAGGCACCGCATGTGCCGCTAAAAGCGTGGGAGAAATTTCTATCGAGTAAAGTTGCCCCAGCCGCTTCGCCACCCGTAGCATTTTGAATTCTTCTTCGGTGGACAAGCCGTAACCCGATTTGATTTCCAGGCATGTGACCCCTTCGCGGATGAGTGCCTTAACCCGCTCGCACGAAACCTCCAGCAACTGATCTTCTGACAATGCCCGCGTGGCCCGCACGCTGTTAAGGATGCCTCCACCCTGCCTGGCAATCTCCGTGTAAGGCACACCGCACAACCGCTTCTCCCATTCGTGTACGCGCGTTCCGCCAAATACCACATGCGAATGGCAATCAATCAACCCGGGAGTAACCCACCGCCCTTGTGCATCAATGACGTGGGCATCTGGTGGCACCTTCAATTCAGCCATAGGCACCAGTGCGGAAATCTTCCCACCTGAGATCACCACAGCATGATCCCGCAACGTCCCATACGCCCCAGGCACCGATGTATCCATCGTAGCCAGTTGGGCATGAATAATAACGGTATCAGTTACCTTGTTAAGAGTATTCAAAGCGGCTCTACCATCGTGCGATCATCAGCATTCTATTGTGATATGTCTGAATCGTTACCAGACTTCAGACGACGGATATCGCTCAAGATATTATCCAATAGATTATCGTATTTTGCTTTATTACGACAGCTGTGATTGCATTCATACGGTTCAAATGACACTCGCATGGTATTGTTATGCAACGAACGGGTATTGAAGACTACGAGAATGTAAGCAAATTCTTCTGCAGATAATTCAAGTACAACGCATCCGTCTTGGACGCCATCAGTTGAGCCCTTCTTCAAATCACCATACTTAGAAAGAGTATTCTCTAATTCGCTACTCATTGAGCCGTCGATCTGAACAGTAAATGGCTTCCTGTATAACCTCATTACAATAACACCCGACACACTTTGAGTAGTTTCACCTTCTCACCGCTTCCCCTGCTCCGGAAAATCCCCTTCATACCGTTTCAGCAGCGCAGCAACATCATTCTTCACCAGGTAGATTTTGCTCCGTACCGTTTTGCGTTCGCCTGGCTTTAAGCCGCCGATGCGAAAATCGGAATGTAGGC
The Planctomycetia bacterium genome window above contains:
- the hutG gene encoding formimidoylglutamase, whose amino-acid sequence is MPANPEMSVWAGRDDTAAEGQQARRWHQVITSWTAKNSPGHVLLGFACDEGVKRNQGRAGAAEAPQALRRALANLAWHNDEPLYDGGDVVCDGPKMEEGQQQLAERIEYLLAFVQKVTVLGGGHETAWGTFQGLKDYTKGKKFGIINCDAHFDLRQNATAHSGTPFSQIAQWCEAEKLPFNYFCLGIAEPSNTTALFDRARSLGATWLTDIQLNTLPLDTHLEQLRIFLEPLDLVYLSIDLDVLPVDLMPGVSAPASLGMPLIVLLELIQTVAESGKLAIADMVELSPPLDPSQQSARVAARIVWHLLHHWTRPLPGHFHAKP
- a CDS encoding urocanate hydratase, yielding MQNRNDASRVIRAPRGKQISCKNWQAEAAMRMLMNNLDAEVAERPAELVVYGGIGRAARNWECFDKIVEVLKRLEADETLLIQSGKPVGVFKTHADAPRVLLANSNLVPHWANWEHFNSLDKLGLMMYGQMTAGSWIYIGTQGIVQGTYETFVAVAQKHFGGNATGKWILTGGLGGMGGAQPLAGVMAGFSLLAVECDETRIDFRLRTRYLDVKASSLEHGIQLLKKSFAEKKPVSIGLLGNAADVFTEISKHAFKPDVVTDQTSAHDPLNGYLPQGWTLEQWKLRRQSEPQAVVEAAKASMAVQVRAMLELQKSGAATLDYGNNIRQMAFETGVKNAFDFPGFVPAYIRPLFCEGIGPFRWVALSGKPEDIYRTDQKVKELLPDHASLHRWLDMARERIQFQGLPARICWVGLKDRARLGLAFNEMVARGEVEDPIVIGRDHLDSGSVASPNRETESMMDGSDAVSDWPLLNALLNTASGATWVSLHHGGGVGMGFSQHAGVVILCDGTDAAAARIKRVLWNDPATGVMRHADAGYDIARQTAREQHLDLPMLG
- a CDS encoding imidazolonepropionase, which gives rise to MDTSVPGAYGTLRDHAVVISGGKISALVPMAELKVPPDAHVIDAQGRWVTPGLIDCHSHVVFGGTRVHEWEKRLCGVPYTEIARQGGGILNSVRATRALSEDQLLEVSCERVKALIREGVTCLEIKSGYGLSTEEEFKMLRVAKRLGQLYSIEISPTLLAAHAVPPEYKGRADEYVDLIIREMIPHAKEQQLAEAVDVFCETIAFTVEQCDCIWSAARQHGLAVKGHVEQLSPSQGTVTLAHHQPWSADHLEYLDQNGVNALARCGGVAVLLPGAYYFMREKTMPPVKLLQQAGVPMAVATDMNPGTSPFCSLRLAMNMACVLFGLTPEEALMGTTRHAARALGRSGHCGTIAVGKVADLLIWNIDHPAEIVCSLGVNPLVHRMFRGQLDASQS